CGTCGACCGGCTCGTCGTGTGCCATGGCGACGCCTGCTGCCCGAACACGCTCATCGGGGGCGACGGGCGCTGGAGCGGACACGTCGACCTCGGGGCGCTCGGCGTCGCCGACCGGTGGGCCGACATCGCGGTCGCCGCCATGAGCACCGAATGGAACTACGGGCCGGGTTGGGAGCGCGCCCTGCTCGACGGCTACGGCATCGACGCGGATGCCGAGCGCATGAGCTTCTACCGCGACCTCTGGAACGCGACGTGAGCGCCCCCGCCGCCACGGGATCGCCCCGCACGCGAGATCGGGGTCGCACACGGTCGTCATGCCTCGCGAGAGGCGACCGTCTGCGACCCCGATCCGGGTATCGCGCTGAGCGAGATCAGTTCACGTCGGCGTCGACCCAGTCCATCGACTTGGTGACGGCCTTCTTCCACAGGCGCAGCTGACGCTCGCGCTCGGCGACGTCGTCGTTCGGCGTCCAGCGCTTGTCTTCCTGCCAGTTCGCCCGCAGCTCGTCGAGGTCGTTCCAGAACCCGACCGCGAGACCGGCCGCGTAGGCCGCACCGAGGGCGGTGGTCTCGGCGACCACCGGCCGCACGACCGGAACGCCCAGGATGTCGGCCTGGAACTGCATCAGCGTGTCGTTGGCGATCATGCCGCCGTCGACCTTGAGCTCGGTGAGGTCGACACCGGAGTCCGCGTTGACGGCATCCAGCACCTCGCGCGTCTGGAAGGCGGTGGCCTCCAGCGCAGCGCGGGCGATGTGGTTGCGGTTCGCGTAGCGGGTGAGACCGACGATCGCACCACGGGCGTCCGGACGCCAGTACGGTGCGAACAGCCCCGAGAAGGCGGGCACGAAGTAGACACCGCCGTTGTCGTCGACCTTCTTGGCCAGCTCTTCCACCTCGGGGGCGGAGGAGATGATGCCGAGCTGATCGCGCAGCCACTGGATGAGCGAACCGGTGACAGCGATCGACCCCTCCAGCGCGTAGTGGGCGGGCCCGTCGCCGAGCTTGTAGCCGACCGTCGTGAGCAGACCGTTCTCGCTCTTCACGATCTCGGTTCCGGTCTGGAAGATCAGGAAGTTGCCGGTGCCGTAGGTGTTCTTGCTCTCGCCGGCATCGAATGCCGCCTGGCCGAACGTCGCCGCCTGCTGGTCGCCGAGGATGCCGGCCACCGGAGTCTCGCGCAGGAGCGACGTGTCGCGCGCCTCGCCGTAGACCTCGCTGGAGGAGCGGATCTCGGGCATCATCGAGCGCGGCACGCCGAAGTCGGCGAGGATGTCGTCGCGCCATTCGAGGGTCTTCAGGTCCATGAACAGCGTCCGCGATGCGTTCGTGACGTCGGTCGCGTGCACGCCGCCGTCGGGGCCGCCCGTGAGGTTCCAGAGCACCCACGTGTCGGTCGTGCCGAAGATCAGATCACCGGCTTCGGCCTTCTCGCGCGCACCCTCGACGTTCTCGAGGATCCAGACGATCTTGGTGCCCGAGAAGTAGGTCGCGAGCGGCAGACCCACGATGTCCTTGTACCGCTCGACTCCCGCATCGCCCGCGAGCCGGTCGACGATGGGCTGCGTGCGGGTGTCCTGCCAGACGATCGCGTTGTACACCGGGATGCCGGTGTTCTTGTCCCACACGACGGCGGTCTCGCGCTGGTTCGTGATGCCGACCGCCGCGATGTCGTGCCGCGTCAGGTTCGCGCGACCGAGCGCGATACCGATGACCTCGCGCATGTTGTCGCGGATCTCGATCGGGTCGTGCTCGACCCAGCCGGCGCGCGGCATGATCTGCTCGTGCTCCTTCTGGCCGACGGAGATGATCGAGCCCTTCTTGTCGAAGATGATCGCGCGGCTGGAGGTGGTGCCCTGGTCGAGGGCGATGATGTAGTCGCTCATGAGTGGACGTCCTTGTCTAGGTGTCTGTAGTGAGGATCGGGAACGGGATCAGAGGTGCGCGAGGTGCAGCAGCGCCGGAGCGGCGAGCGCGGCGATCGTGCCACCGAGCAGCGGGCCGACGACCGGCACCCAGGCGTAGGACCAGTCGCTGGAGCCCTTGCCCTTGATCGGGAGGATCGCGTGGGCGATGCGGGGACCGAGGTCACGAGCCGGGTTGATGGCGTAGCCGGTGGGGCCACCGAGCGAGGCGCCGATGCCGACCACCAGGAGGGCGACGGGCACGGCGGTGAGCGGTCCGAGCGCACCCGGAACACCGATCTGCACGTCGCCGTAGTCGGCGAACGCGAAGATGACGAACACGAGCACGAAGGTGCCGATGACCTCGGTGATCAGGTTCCAGCCGTAGGAGCGGATGGCGGGACCGGTGGAGAAGACGCCGAGCTTGGTGGCCGCGTCCGGCTCCTCGTCGAAGTGCTGCTTGTAGGCGAGCCAGCAGAGCACCGCACCGATGAACGCGCCGACCAGCTGCGCGGCGATCGCGACGAAGAACTGCGCGACGCCGATCTTGCCGGCGATCAGCAGGGCGATAGAGACGGCCGGGTTCAGCTGTGCACCGGAATAGGAGGAGACGAGCACACCCGCGAACACCGCGAGGCCCCAGCCCCAGTTGATCATCAGCGTCCCGCCGCCGAAGCCCTTCGACTTGGCGAGGATGACGTTGGCGACGACGCCACCGCCGAGCAGGAGCAGCATCGCCGTCCCGACGAGCTCTGACACGAAGTAGAGCCCGAGATTGATGTCGTGCATGTCAGCATTGACCTTTCTGCAGAGGTTCCCCCGGCGACGCCGCCGGGTGGGAAGGATGGCCTGAAGGGGATGCCGGCGTCAGGCCGCGCCGGATTCTAGAAGCGGCTCCTCCTGCCTCTCATGCGCTCAAGGGCGCCAGGTGGGAGGTTTCCACATCGATGCGATGCCGCTCCTGGAGCTCGCGGGCCGCGTCGTCGATCTGGGCTCGGATGCCATCGGCATCCCACCCGAGCACGGGGGCAGCCGCCTCCGCGACCTCGGCGAGGGTGTCGGCGGTCACGCCGCCGACGAACGCGATGTGCGTGCGGCGCAGCAGCAGATCGATGAGCGTGACGACCTCCTCACGCTCGGCCAGGAAGGCGATCTCCTCCGCCGAGTAGCCCGGGGCGTGCTCGAGGGGGCGCTGGTTGACCGGCAGCGTTCCGAGCATCTCGGTCGCGTAGGTGCCGTAGCGCTCCAGCATGCGATCGGCGAACGCGGCGCTGTGCGCTCCACGATGGGCCTCGAGCCAGCGCGAGCGGTCGGCGTCGGTGCGCGGGTATCCGGCGCCGCCGCCGATGGCGAGATCGAGCGTCGAGATCCGGCGCGGACGCCCGAGCGCAGCGAGCACCTCAGTGGACAGGTGCTCGGCGAGGGCACGGAAGGTGGTCCACTTCCCGCCGACCAGGCTCATCACCGGAACGCCGGCGGCTCCACCCAGGCGCGCCTTTTCGATGCGGTAGTCGCGCGACACGAAGCCCGGCGCGAGGTCGTCGTGGCGCGGCAGCGGGCGGATGCCCGAGAAGGTGTAGACGATCTGCGAGCGGTCGACCGCGATGTGCGGGAAGACCTGTGCGATGAGGTCGAAGAAGTACGAGATCTCGTCGTCGGTGCAGACGGTCGGCGTCGACGGGTCGGCGTCGATGTCGGTCGTTCCGACCATGACGCGGCCCTTGAGCGGGTAGATCAGCACGATCCGGCCGTCGGCCGCCTCGAAGAAGATCTCGTTGCCGCGGGTCGCCTCCAGCAGCTCCGGGTTCTCGAGCACGATGTGCGAGCCCTTCGTGCCGCCCATGAATCGGGTGGGGGTGCCCAGAGCGTCATTGGTGATGTCGGTCCAGGGGCCGCTCGTGTTGACGACGACGTCGGCGGTGAAGGGGAACTCCTCGCCGGTGACGGCATCGCGGATGATGACCGCCTTCCCGTCGGCGCCGACGACGGGCGCGTAGTTCGCGGCGCGCGCGGACTCCTCCCGGGCACCGTCGCGCAACACGTCCAGCGCGAGGCGCTCGGGGTCGTGCATGGAGGCGTCGTAGTAGGTCGCGGTGTAGCGGAACCGGTCGTCGAGGTCGGGGAACAGCTCGCGCGAGCGGCGACGCCCGTGGAACCGGTGGCGCGGGACGGCACCCCCGTCGCGCGAGAAGGTGTCGTACATGACGAGACCGAGCTTGATCAGCAGCGCACCGCGCTCGCTCGGCTTGCCGCGGCCGTGCGTGACGAGCAGACGGAAGGGCGCGGTGAGGATGCCCGAGATGGTGCGGTGGATCGGAATCGTCGTGGGCAGCGGGCGCACGAAGTGGGGCGCGTTGCGCACGAGCCGGTTGCGCTCGGTCACCGACTCCTTCACGAGGCGGAACTCGCCGTTCTCCAGGTACCGCACACCGCCGTGGATCATGTGGCTGGATGCCGAGGACGCGCCGCTCACGTAGTCGTCGCGTTCCACGAGGGCGACGTCGACGCCCTGCAGCGCGAGGTCGCGGAACGTCGCGATGCCGTTGATCCCGCCCCCGATGATGAGAACTTCCGCGTGGGGGCGGTCCTTCAGGGCCTGGATGTTCGGACGGATCGTCGCCTTCGACTCGGTCATCGCTCTTCCTTCCGCGGCTTCGCAGTGTCTCGCCGCGCGTTTTTCACGGTGGAACGGATCTACACTGAAACGCCGGTGAACGAACGCGCAAACGATCTGAACATACGTGCATCGTAGCCCGCACCCTGCACGAATGTGCAGGAGGAATGTTCATGATCAGGAGGACACGTGAGCATCGAGACCGACGCCGAGGCGCGAGCCCGTGACGCGCTGCACGCCGCCCAGCTGTACTACGTGCAGGACCAGACGATGGAGCAGATCGCCTCCGAGATGAAGCTGTCGCGATCGTCGGTCTCGCGCCTGATCGCTCACGCCCGCGAGATCGGGCTCGTGGAGATCACGGTTCATTCGCCGCAGGAGGCCACGAGCGTCGTCGCCCGGCGTCTGTCCGAGCGCTACGGCATCTCGGTGCACGTCGTCAGCACGCCGCCGCGCTCCACCGACGCCGAGCGCCTCGAGCGCACCGCGCGCACCGCGGCGCACGTCCTGTCGACCACGCTCGATCCCCAGGCGAGCATCGGCATCGCCTGGGGCGCGACCGTGTCGGCGATCGCCCGTCATCTGCCGACCAAGCGGCTGCACGAATCGCAGATCGTGCAGATGAACGGCGCGGCCAACGAGTCGACCTCGGGCATCAGCTACTCGGGGGCCATTCTGGAACGCTTCGGGCAGGCCTTCGGCACCGACGTGCAGCAGTTTCCCGTGCCGGCGCTGTTCGATGACCCGCACACGAAGCAGCTGCTGTGGCGGGAGCGCTCCATCCGCCGCGTCGTGGAGGCGCAGGCGCGCGTGCAGGTGTTCGTCTTCGGGCTCGGCTCGCCCCAGGCGGACGTTCCCTCGCACGTCTATGCCGGCGGCTACCTGACCGGCGAGGATCTGCGGGTGCTGCTGCGCGACGGCGTCGTCGGCGACTGCGCCACGGTGTTCTACCGGCTGGACGGCTCGACCGGCGGCATCGAGCTCAATGATCGCTCGAGCGGTCCGTCGTTCGACGTCATCCGCCGCATCCCCCGTCGCCTGTGTGCGGTGTCGAGCCTGTCGAAGATCGACGCGCTGCGCGGCGCGCTGGCGGCGGGGCTCATCACCGAACTGGTCGTCGAGGAGGCTCTCGCCCGCCGCATCGTGGAGCTGCCGCTCAGCCCGGGCCGAGGATGAAGTTCCACGTGCCCGCCGCGACCGCGGCCGACACGGAGGCGGCAGAGATCGCGACGCCCACCGCCACGAGCATCCACTCCCGCCCGCCGAAGCGGGAGACGCGGGCCCACGTGCGGCGGCCGGGAGCGCCGAAGCCGCGCGCCTCCATCGCGGTGGCGAGCTTGGAACCGCGGCGGATGGAGAGCACGAGCAGCGCGAAGGCCATGCCGGCGAAGCGGCGAACACGCCCCTGATCGGCGATGCCGCGTGCCCGGCGGGCGAGTTCCAGAGCCCTCCAGTCCTCGAGGAACAGTCCGACCATGCGCAGGCCCGCCAGCGCGCCCAGCACGAACCGTGCGGGCAGGCGCCACACCTGGGCCAGGCCGTCGGCGAGATCAGTGGGATCGACGGTGACGAACAGCACGACCGAGGGCAGGGCCACGGCCAGCACGCGGAAGAACGTCGCGACCGCCAGCGCGAGCGACCCCTCGCTGATGCGCAGGACGAACCATTCGACGTAGACCTGCCCGGACGCCGCGCCGTAGAGCGCGATCGTCAGCGCCGTCAGCGGCGCGGCCAGCCACACGGGCCAGGTTCGCATCCAGAACTCCCGCCACCGCAGCCCCGCGAACACGAACAGGACGCTCTCCAGCGCCAGCGCGACCGCGGCCGACACCCAATCCAGCGTCACGATCAGCGGCAGGGCGATCACCGCGCTGGCGGCGAGTTTGGCGACCGGATTGACGCGCGCGATGACGCCGGGCCGGGTGCGGGTGTCGGCGGCGAGCATGCTCATGCCGCGGCATCCGCAGTCAGCGCGAAACGCCGGGCGTGGAGCGCATCGACGACGGCCTCGTCATGGGTGATCGCCACGATGGCCGACCCCTCGTCGCGCAAGCGGGCCAGCA
The sequence above is a segment of the Microbacterium sp. PM5 genome. Coding sequences within it:
- the glpK gene encoding glycerol kinase GlpK, which produces MSDYIIALDQGTTSSRAIIFDKKGSIISVGQKEHEQIMPRAGWVEHDPIEIRDNMREVIGIALGRANLTRHDIAAVGITNQRETAVVWDKNTGIPVYNAIVWQDTRTQPIVDRLAGDAGVERYKDIVGLPLATYFSGTKIVWILENVEGAREKAEAGDLIFGTTDTWVLWNLTGGPDGGVHATDVTNASRTLFMDLKTLEWRDDILADFGVPRSMMPEIRSSSEVYGEARDTSLLRETPVAGILGDQQAATFGQAAFDAGESKNTYGTGNFLIFQTGTEIVKSENGLLTTVGYKLGDGPAHYALEGSIAVTGSLIQWLRDQLGIISSAPEVEELAKKVDDNGGVYFVPAFSGLFAPYWRPDARGAIVGLTRYANRNHIARAALEATAFQTREVLDAVNADSGVDLTELKVDGGMIANDTLMQFQADILGVPVVRPVVAETTALGAAYAAGLAVGFWNDLDELRANWQEDKRWTPNDDVAERERQLRLWKKAVTKSMDWVDADVN
- a CDS encoding MIP/aquaporin family protein produces the protein MHDINLGLYFVSELVGTAMLLLLGGGVVANVILAKSKGFGGGTLMINWGWGLAVFAGVLVSSYSGAQLNPAVSIALLIAGKIGVAQFFVAIAAQLVGAFIGAVLCWLAYKQHFDEEPDAATKLGVFSTGPAIRSYGWNLITEVIGTFVLVFVIFAFADYGDVQIGVPGALGPLTAVPVALLVVGIGASLGGPTGYAINPARDLGPRIAHAILPIKGKGSSDWSYAWVPVVGPLLGGTIAALAAPALLHLAHL
- a CDS encoding glycerol-3-phosphate dehydrogenase/oxidase; the protein is MTESKATIRPNIQALKDRPHAEVLIIGGGINGIATFRDLALQGVDVALVERDDYVSGASSASSHMIHGGVRYLENGEFRLVKESVTERNRLVRNAPHFVRPLPTTIPIHRTISGILTAPFRLLVTHGRGKPSERGALLIKLGLVMYDTFSRDGGAVPRHRFHGRRRSRELFPDLDDRFRYTATYYDASMHDPERLALDVLRDGAREESARAANYAPVVGADGKAVIIRDAVTGEEFPFTADVVVNTSGPWTDITNDALGTPTRFMGGTKGSHIVLENPELLEATRGNEIFFEAADGRIVLIYPLKGRVMVGTTDIDADPSTPTVCTDDEISYFFDLIAQVFPHIAVDRSQIVYTFSGIRPLPRHDDLAPGFVSRDYRIEKARLGGAAGVPVMSLVGGKWTTFRALAEHLSTEVLAALGRPRRISTLDLAIGGGAGYPRTDADRSRWLEAHRGAHSAAFADRMLERYGTYATEMLGTLPVNQRPLEHAPGYSAEEIAFLAEREEVVTLIDLLLRRTHIAFVGGVTADTLAEVAEAAAPVLGWDADGIRAQIDDAARELQERHRIDVETSHLAPLSA
- a CDS encoding sugar-binding domain-containing protein, translating into MSIETDAEARARDALHAAQLYYVQDQTMEQIASEMKLSRSSVSRLIAHAREIGLVEITVHSPQEATSVVARRLSERYGISVHVVSTPPRSTDAERLERTARTAAHVLSTTLDPQASIGIAWGATVSAIARHLPTKRLHESQIVQMNGAANESTSGISYSGAILERFGQAFGTDVQQFPVPALFDDPHTKQLLWRERSIRRVVEAQARVQVFVFGLGSPQADVPSHVYAGGYLTGEDLRVLLRDGVVGDCATVFYRLDGSTGGIELNDRSSGPSFDVIRRIPRRLCAVSSLSKIDALRGALAAGLITELVVEEALARRIVELPLSPGRG
- a CDS encoding energy-coupling factor transporter transmembrane component T, translated to MSMLAADTRTRPGVIARVNPVAKLAASAVIALPLIVTLDWVSAAVALALESVLFVFAGLRWREFWMRTWPVWLAAPLTALTIALYGAASGQVYVEWFVLRISEGSLALAVATFFRVLAVALPSVVLFVTVDPTDLADGLAQVWRLPARFVLGALAGLRMVGLFLEDWRALELARRARGIADQGRVRRFAGMAFALLVLSIRRGSKLATAMEARGFGAPGRRTWARVSRFGGREWMLVAVGVAISAASVSAAVAAGTWNFILGPG